Proteins from one Microbacterium sp. Root553 genomic window:
- a CDS encoding class I SAM-dependent methyltransferase, whose amino-acid sequence MADEVLAKSFELIGTEYDRYRPGFPAAAVDVLCPHPVRAALDLGAGTGKFTELLADRAERVSAVEPSPAMISVLRSKLPDVDAMLGSAEQIPVESGSIDLVTVAQAFHWFDREPACAEIARVLVSGGALGLIWNHSDPECPWDRAAHRIAHPAVAASDDTTSSAGEELPGFEFVRREQIRWVERIRRDAYLKRWSTVSTFLVADDATRAEMSAQIEAVLDADPQTHGRTEFDLPVVTDVYLYRSL is encoded by the coding sequence ATGGCTGATGAGGTGCTGGCGAAGTCTTTCGAGCTGATCGGGACCGAGTACGACCGGTACCGCCCCGGGTTTCCCGCGGCGGCGGTCGATGTGCTCTGTCCCCACCCCGTGCGCGCCGCTCTCGATCTCGGTGCCGGCACCGGCAAGTTCACGGAGCTGCTCGCCGACAGGGCGGAGCGTGTCAGTGCGGTCGAACCCTCCCCGGCGATGATCTCCGTGCTGCGTTCCAAGCTCCCGGACGTCGATGCCATGCTCGGCAGCGCCGAGCAGATCCCGGTGGAGTCGGGATCGATCGACCTCGTCACCGTCGCGCAGGCCTTCCACTGGTTCGACCGGGAACCGGCCTGCGCGGAGATCGCCAGGGTCCTCGTCAGCGGGGGAGCGCTCGGGCTGATCTGGAACCACTCGGATCCGGAGTGCCCCTGGGATCGAGCGGCGCACCGGATCGCGCACCCCGCCGTGGCCGCGTCGGATGACACCACCAGCAGCGCCGGCGAGGAGCTGCCGGGATTCGAGTTCGTCCGGCGAGAGCAGATCCGGTGGGTGGAGAGGATCCGCCGTGACGCCTACCTGAAGCGCTGGTCGACGGTCAGCACGTTCCTGGTGGCGGACGACGCGACCAGGGCGGAGATGTCCGCGCAGATCGAGGCCGTGCTCGATGCCGACCCGCAGACGCACGGCCGCACGGAGTTCGACCTTCCGGTCGTCACCGACGTCTATCTGTACCGGAGCCTCTGA
- a CDS encoding YraN family protein translates to MAAKDELGRDGEQRAVRHLTEAGYEVVDRNWRCPQGEIDIVAVRGEILAIVEVKTRRTIGFGHPLEAIDARKARRLWQLAHAWAAAHPETARGRTIRVEAIGIVGDPADGTIEHLEDVS, encoded by the coding sequence ATGGCAGCGAAAGACGAACTCGGCAGAGACGGTGAACAGCGTGCGGTCCGTCATCTGACGGAAGCCGGCTACGAGGTGGTCGACCGCAACTGGCGGTGTCCACAGGGAGAGATCGACATCGTCGCTGTGCGCGGCGAGATCCTGGCGATCGTCGAGGTGAAGACGCGGCGGACGATCGGTTTCGGGCATCCGCTCGAAGCGATCGATGCCCGCAAGGCGCGCAGGCTCTGGCAGCTCGCGCACGCCTGGGCCGCCGCGCATCCCGAGACGGCGCGAGGACGCACGATACGCGTCGAGGCGATCGGCATCGTCGGCGACCCCGCTGACGGCACGATCGAGCACCTCGAGGATGTGTCGTGA
- a CDS encoding glycerol-3-phosphate dehydrogenase/oxidase has translation MIESTHSSPERAEVRAVRESGRTTVLVIGAGINGISTFRDLALQGVDVVLVERGDFASGASAASSHMIHGGIRYLENGEFRLVRESVEERNGLLKIAPHYVKPLQTTIPIYSTFSGILSAPLRFLTHKSGKPQERGAFLIKIGLTIYDTFSRDGGTVPRHRFLGRKKSLAELPAIDPNIKYTATYYDASMHDPERLALDVLQDGLAAHPGAVALNYVEAISRDGANVVLRDRESGTEFPITADVVVNASGPWTDLTNDALGTDTRFMGGTKGSHIVLDHPELLEATRGREIFFEHSDGRIVLIYPLKGRVLVGTTDIDADPREVPVCTEEEIDYFFDLIHHVFPEIDVTREQIVFNFSGIRPLPRHEDTAPGFVSRDYRIEVDEKGAAPLVSLVGGKWTTFRALGESLSDVVLGLLGRTRTVSTAGRAIGGGRDFPRTEKARRIWIQENLPGAGDRAERLLARYGTRAAQVWAHIEQGEDAPLAGGDLSTRELAWMVENEMVARLQDVILRRTSIAFTGNADADVLEELADALASLLDWDRARHDAELEQTRLLLNERHGLQISSRARG, from the coding sequence ATGATCGAGTCGACACACTCATCACCGGAACGCGCCGAAGTCCGCGCGGTCCGTGAATCCGGACGTACGACCGTCCTTGTCATCGGAGCCGGCATCAACGGCATCTCCACATTCCGAGATCTCGCCCTTCAGGGCGTCGACGTCGTGCTCGTCGAGCGCGGGGACTTCGCCTCGGGTGCATCCGCCGCGTCGAGCCACATGATCCACGGCGGCATCCGCTACCTGGAGAACGGCGAATTCCGACTCGTCCGCGAGTCGGTCGAGGAGCGCAACGGCCTGCTCAAGATCGCTCCGCACTACGTCAAACCGCTGCAGACCACGATCCCGATCTACTCCACGTTCTCGGGCATCCTCTCGGCGCCGCTGCGCTTCCTCACGCACAAGAGCGGGAAGCCCCAGGAGCGCGGTGCGTTCCTGATCAAGATCGGTCTCACGATCTACGACACGTTCTCCCGCGATGGCGGCACCGTGCCGCGTCACCGGTTCCTCGGACGCAAGAAGTCGCTCGCCGAGCTTCCCGCGATCGACCCGAACATCAAGTACACGGCGACCTACTACGACGCCTCGATGCACGATCCCGAGCGCCTGGCCCTCGACGTCCTCCAGGACGGACTCGCCGCGCACCCGGGAGCGGTCGCACTGAACTACGTCGAGGCGATCTCGCGCGACGGAGCGAACGTCGTGCTCCGCGACCGCGAGAGCGGCACGGAGTTCCCGATCACCGCCGACGTCGTCGTCAACGCCTCGGGTCCGTGGACCGACCTCACCAACGACGCGCTCGGCACCGACACCCGCTTCATGGGCGGCACCAAGGGCTCGCACATCGTGCTGGATCACCCGGAGCTGCTCGAGGCGACCCGCGGACGCGAGATCTTCTTCGAGCACTCCGACGGACGCATCGTGCTCATCTACCCGCTCAAGGGCCGCGTGCTCGTCGGGACCACCGACATCGACGCCGACCCGCGCGAGGTCCCGGTGTGCACGGAAGAGGAGATCGACTACTTCTTCGACCTCATCCACCATGTGTTCCCCGAGATCGATGTGACGCGCGAGCAGATCGTCTTCAACTTCTCCGGCATCCGCCCGCTTCCTCGCCATGAGGACACCGCACCCGGTTTCGTATCCCGTGACTACCGCATCGAGGTCGACGAGAAGGGCGCCGCCCCGCTCGTCAGCCTCGTCGGAGGAAAGTGGACGACCTTCCGCGCTCTCGGCGAGTCCCTGTCGGACGTGGTCCTCGGACTCCTCGGACGCACCCGCACGGTGTCGACCGCCGGTCGCGCCATCGGTGGCGGCCGAGACTTCCCTCGCACCGAGAAGGCGCGTCGGATCTGGATCCAGGAGAACCTGCCCGGCGCCGGAGATCGCGCCGAGCGTCTTCTCGCCCGGTACGGCACGCGCGCCGCCCAGGTCTGGGCCCACATCGAGCAGGGCGAGGACGCACCCCTCGCCGGCGGCGACCTGTCCACCCGTGAGCTCGCCTGGATGGTCGAGAACGAGATGGTCGCCCGACTGCAGGACGTGATCCTGCGCCGCACCAGCATCGCCTTCACCGGCAATGCAGACGCGGATGTGCTCGAGGAGCTTGCAGACGCGCTCGCTTCTCTGCTCGACTGGGACCGGGCACGGCACGATGCCGAACTCGAGCAGACGCGACTGCTCCTGAACGAACGACATGGACTCCAGATCTCGTCTCGCGCACGCGGCTGA
- a CDS encoding sugar-binding transcriptional regulator yields MSQSDAGFRDAKLIAALTAAQLYYMQDKTMEVIAKELKTSRSSVSRLLSFARESGLVDIRINSPLERLGMLEQHIKDRYHVVAHVVPIPEIVSEVERLDRVALTAGRLLSQFVDSNMIVGVAWGSTISAVSRGLTQKETHNTTFVQLNGAGNTQTSGVEYSSDILQRFGSAFGAQVQQFPVPAFFDDPSTREAMWRERSTRRVLDLQSKMDIAVFSLGSPAAEVPSRVYVGGYLSRDDYRSLREDHAIGDVATVFFRADGSWRDIRVNARATGPGLDRLRRVPRRVCVVSGVPKLVSLRAAIAAELVTDVVLDEGLARRLLDD; encoded by the coding sequence ATGAGCCAGTCCGACGCGGGATTCCGCGACGCGAAGCTGATCGCCGCGCTCACCGCCGCGCAGCTCTATTACATGCAGGACAAGACGATGGAGGTCATCGCCAAGGAGTTGAAGACGTCCCGATCCTCGGTGTCGCGGCTGCTCAGCTTCGCGCGGGAGAGCGGGCTCGTCGACATCCGCATCAATTCCCCGCTGGAACGGCTCGGGATGCTGGAACAGCACATCAAGGATCGCTACCACGTGGTCGCGCACGTCGTGCCGATCCCGGAGATCGTCAGCGAGGTCGAGCGCCTCGACCGCGTCGCCCTGACGGCGGGGCGCCTGCTCTCGCAGTTCGTGGACTCCAACATGATCGTCGGTGTGGCCTGGGGGTCGACGATCAGCGCGGTCAGCAGGGGGCTCACCCAGAAGGAGACCCACAACACCACGTTCGTGCAGCTCAACGGCGCGGGCAACACGCAGACCAGCGGCGTGGAGTACTCCAGCGACATCCTGCAGAGATTCGGCAGCGCCTTCGGAGCGCAGGTGCAGCAGTTCCCGGTGCCGGCGTTCTTCGACGACCCGTCGACCCGGGAGGCGATGTGGCGAGAGCGCAGCACGCGTCGGGTGCTCGATCTGCAGTCCAAGATGGACATCGCCGTGTTCAGCCTCGGTTCTCCCGCGGCCGAAGTGCCGAGCCGCGTGTATGTCGGCGGCTACCTCAGCCGCGACGACTACCGCAGTCTGCGCGAGGACCACGCGATCGGCGACGTCGCCACCGTGTTCTTCCGTGCGGACGGGTCGTGGCGGGACATCCGCGTCAATGCCCGGGCGACGGGCCCGGGACTCGACCGGCTCCGCCGCGTGCCACGGCGGGTGTGCGTGGTCTCCGGCGTGCCCAAGCTCGTCAGTCTGCGCGCGGCGATCGCGGCCGAGCTCGTCACCGACGTCGTCCTCGATGAGGGGCTCGCGCGCCGACTCCTCGACGACTGA
- the map gene encoding type I methionyl aminopeptidase: MIELRTPAEIDEMRAAGRFVAETLATLREETKVGTNLLSIDRRAHDLIRKAGAESCYIDYHPSFGASPFGKVICTSINDAVLHGLPHDYVLRDGDLVSLDFAVSVDGWVADSAVSFVVGTPRDEDLRIIETTERALDAAIAAAVVGNRIGDISAAIAAISHGEGYSINTDFGGHGVGRIMHGDPHVPNDGRAGRGFPLREGLVFALEPWLLETTDELVTDPDGWTLRSVDGSRGAHSEHTVAVTADGPIVLTDRSFLGVD; the protein is encoded by the coding sequence ATGATCGAACTGCGCACACCTGCCGAGATCGACGAGATGCGCGCCGCGGGCCGCTTCGTGGCCGAGACGCTGGCCACCCTGCGCGAGGAGACGAAGGTCGGCACCAATCTGCTGTCGATCGACCGTCGCGCGCACGATCTGATCCGGAAGGCAGGCGCGGAGTCCTGCTACATCGACTACCACCCGTCCTTCGGAGCGAGCCCCTTCGGCAAGGTGATCTGCACGTCGATCAACGACGCCGTGCTGCACGGACTCCCCCACGACTACGTGCTGCGAGACGGCGATCTGGTCTCCCTCGACTTCGCCGTATCCGTCGACGGCTGGGTCGCGGATTCGGCCGTGTCCTTCGTGGTCGGGACCCCGCGGGACGAGGATCTGCGGATCATCGAGACGACGGAGCGTGCGCTGGACGCCGCCATCGCCGCCGCCGTGGTGGGCAACCGGATCGGTGACATCTCGGCCGCCATCGCCGCGATCTCGCACGGCGAGGGCTATTCCATCAACACCGACTTCGGCGGCCACGGCGTCGGGCGCATCATGCACGGCGATCCGCACGTGCCGAACGACGGCCGCGCCGGCCGGGGATTCCCGCTTCGAGAGGGTCTCGTGTTCGCACTCGAGCCCTGGCTGCTCGAGACGACGGACGAACTCGTCACCGACCCCGACGGCTGGACGCTGCGCAGTGTCGACGGCTCACGCGGAGCGCACTCCGAGCACACGGTCGCCGTGACAGCCGACGGGCCGATCGTCCTCACCGACCGTTCCTTCCTCGGCGTCGACTGA
- a CDS encoding ribonuclease HII, whose translation MSVAAPTLALERRLLRECEIVISLDEVGRGALAGPVAVGAAVMDAAGARRRVPEGLRDSKLVTEKRRPDVAARASAWVQASSVGWASAAEVDQVGIMRALGLAASRAVQGVLAQGIAAEGALVLLDGNHDYLSAVHPTPLTVRPVIKADRDCASVSAASVIAKVARDTYMAELHDGHPAYQWNRNKGYASLEHRDAIRTLGLSPHHRASWAIADAPTLF comes from the coding sequence ATGAGCGTCGCGGCTCCCACGCTCGCCCTCGAGCGTCGTCTGCTGCGCGAGTGCGAGATCGTGATCTCCCTCGATGAGGTGGGACGCGGTGCGCTCGCGGGCCCCGTCGCGGTGGGGGCGGCGGTGATGGACGCCGCGGGTGCCCGTCGGCGTGTTCCCGAGGGACTGCGGGATTCGAAGCTCGTCACCGAGAAGCGACGCCCCGATGTCGCCGCGCGGGCGTCCGCCTGGGTGCAGGCCTCGAGTGTGGGCTGGGCCAGCGCCGCGGAGGTGGACCAGGTCGGCATCATGCGGGCACTCGGACTCGCCGCGTCGCGGGCCGTGCAGGGCGTGCTCGCTCAGGGGATCGCCGCCGAGGGGGCGCTGGTGCTGCTCGACGGCAATCACGACTACCTCTCGGCCGTGCATCCCACGCCGCTGACCGTGCGACCCGTCATCAAGGCGGACCGCGACTGCGCTTCGGTGTCGGCGGCGTCGGTGATCGCGAAAGTGGCGCGCGACACGTATATGGCGGAGCTCCACGACGGGCATCCCGCCTATCAGTGGAATCGCAACAAGGGGTATGCGAGCCTGGAGCACCGGGATGCGATCCGGACTCTCGGGCTGTCTCCGCACCACCGGGCGTCCTGGGCCATTGCGGATGCGCCGACCCTGTTCTGA
- the rimM gene encoding ribosome maturation factor RimM (Essential for efficient processing of 16S rRNA) gives MSRTTDVVAKDRNQGKNQLRVGRLVKAHGLKGALKLELYTDNPERRFTPGAEFTLQVPEASPWHGKTVTVREYRVMNGNPVVFLNDVDDREGAETLVRAILWIDQDVDEVEDDAWFDHQLVGLDVFRDDVVIGKVARVEHFPAQDLLIVRAGEAEILVPFVKAIVPTVDVAAGRVIVTPPPGLFEELPDTADAGEPEGSDASE, from the coding sequence ATGTCGCGGACGACTGACGTGGTTGCGAAGGATCGCAACCAGGGCAAGAACCAGCTGCGCGTCGGGCGTCTCGTCAAGGCCCATGGCCTCAAAGGCGCTCTCAAGCTGGAGTTGTACACCGACAACCCGGAGCGACGCTTCACGCCGGGTGCCGAGTTCACGTTGCAGGTGCCCGAGGCATCTCCGTGGCACGGCAAGACCGTCACCGTCCGCGAGTACCGCGTGATGAACGGCAATCCTGTCGTCTTCCTGAACGACGTCGACGACCGAGAGGGTGCCGAGACGCTCGTCCGGGCCATCCTCTGGATCGACCAGGACGTCGACGAGGTCGAGGACGACGCATGGTTCGACCACCAGCTCGTCGGGCTCGACGTGTTCCGTGACGACGTCGTGATCGGCAAGGTTGCCCGCGTCGAGCACTTCCCGGCACAGGATCTGCTGATCGTCCGCGCCGGCGAGGCCGAGATCCTCGTCCCGTTCGTCAAGGCGATCGTCCCCACCGTCGACGTCGCGGCAGGGCGGGTCATCGTGACGCCCCCTCCCGGGCTCTTCGAAGAGCTTCCCGACACCGCGGATGCGGGGGAGCCCGAGGGCTCCGACGCATCCGAGTGA
- a CDS encoding glutamate--cysteine ligase has translation MKLEFAPSARSTVGLEWEIMLADPVSGDLVGRAPELLSALEAESAHERHTVTGELLTNTIEVTSGIGDSVAHAVDDIANAIAAVRSATDPAGIELLSAGSHPFAQWFDQAVTDKTRYHTLIERTQWWGRNMMIWGIHVHIGVEDQRKVIPIINALAAYLPHLQALSASSPFWAGERTGYASNRALVFQQLPTAGLPWPLQDWSEYESYLDDMVRTGVMADATEVRWDIRPAPRWGTIEVRACDGLSSLPELAAVAALVQVLVEHLSRQMDEGRSLSRMPAWFHRENKWRAARYGLDARVIVDADGTQRPVREHLVEILEELAPIAVELGCVREFGSIGTILSDGASYERQLTIANATGGDLRAVVQHLIREFRTGPESSTQEP, from the coding sequence GTGAAGCTCGAATTCGCGCCGTCGGCGCGGTCCACCGTCGGCCTGGAGTGGGAGATCATGCTCGCCGATCCGGTGAGCGGCGATCTGGTCGGACGCGCGCCCGAGCTCCTCTCCGCTCTCGAGGCGGAGAGCGCCCACGAGCGCCACACGGTGACCGGCGAACTTCTCACCAACACGATCGAGGTGACCAGCGGGATCGGCGATTCGGTGGCCCACGCGGTCGACGACATCGCCAACGCGATCGCCGCGGTCCGCTCCGCCACGGATCCCGCCGGGATCGAGCTGCTCTCCGCCGGAAGCCACCCGTTCGCACAGTGGTTCGATCAGGCGGTCACCGACAAGACGCGCTATCACACGCTGATCGAGCGCACCCAGTGGTGGGGCCGCAACATGATGATCTGGGGCATCCACGTCCACATCGGCGTCGAGGATCAGCGCAAGGTCATCCCGATCATCAACGCCCTCGCCGCCTACCTGCCTCATCTGCAGGCGCTGTCGGCATCCAGCCCGTTCTGGGCGGGCGAGCGCACGGGTTACGCCTCGAACCGCGCGCTGGTGTTCCAGCAGCTCCCGACGGCCGGCCTGCCCTGGCCGCTGCAGGACTGGTCGGAGTACGAGTCGTACCTCGACGACATGGTGCGCACGGGGGTCATGGCCGATGCCACAGAAGTGCGGTGGGACATCCGTCCGGCACCGCGGTGGGGCACGATCGAGGTGCGCGCGTGCGACGGCCTCTCGTCGCTGCCCGAGCTGGCCGCGGTCGCAGCACTCGTACAGGTCCTCGTGGAGCATCTCTCGCGTCAGATGGACGAGGGGCGCTCCCTCTCCCGGATGCCGGCGTGGTTCCACCGCGAGAACAAGTGGCGTGCCGCACGGTACGGACTCGACGCGCGCGTGATCGTGGATGCCGACGGCACCCAGCGCCCGGTGCGAGAGCATCTCGTCGAGATCCTCGAGGAGCTGGCTCCGATCGCGGTCGAACTCGGGTGCGTCCGGGAGTTCGGCAGCATCGGCACGATCCTGAGCGACGGTGCCAGCTACGAGCGCCAGCTGACCATCGCGAACGCGACCGGCGGCGATCTCCGCGCGGTGGTGCAGCATCTGATCAGAGAGTTCCGCACCGGCCCGGAGTCATCGACGCAGGAGCCGTAG
- a CDS encoding DUF2469 family protein, with protein MDEEAFDDYDRELELALFREYRDVVAQFQYVVETERRFYLANEVNVVRRDTEHDFYFEISMSDVWVWDIYRADRFVKAVRVLTFKDVNVEELQRREFEIPQELSLDGE; from the coding sequence ATGGATGAGGAAGCCTTCGACGACTACGACCGCGAGCTCGAGCTGGCACTGTTCCGCGAGTACCGCGATGTTGTCGCACAGTTCCAGTACGTCGTGGAGACCGAGCGACGCTTCTACCTGGCCAATGAGGTCAATGTGGTGCGGCGCGACACCGAGCACGACTTCTACTTCGAGATCTCGATGAGCGACGTCTGGGTGTGGGACATCTATCGGGCAGACCGCTTCGTGAAAGCCGTCCGTGTGCTCACCTTCAAGGACGTCAACGTCGAGGAGCTGCAGCGCCGCGAGTTCGAGATCCCCCAGGAACTGTCGCTCGACGGAGAGTGA
- a CDS encoding RNA-binding protein, producing MLAAALEHIVKGIVDHPEDVRINASTSPRGDILEVRVHPDDRGRVIGRGGRTAKALRTLVSALADGRRVRVDVADD from the coding sequence GTGCTCGCCGCCGCGCTCGAACACATCGTCAAGGGGATCGTCGATCACCCTGAGGATGTCCGTATCAACGCCTCCACATCGCCGCGAGGCGACATCCTCGAGGTGCGTGTGCACCCCGATGACCGTGGACGCGTGATCGGGCGCGGCGGCCGCACCGCGAAGGCACTGCGTACGCTCGTCTCGGCGCTGGCCGATGGGCGTCGCGTCCGCGTCGATGTCGCGGACGACTGA
- the trmD gene encoding tRNA (guanosine(37)-N1)-methyltransferase TrmD produces the protein MRIDVLSIFPSYFDGLTLSLLGRAQSSGILDLRVRDLRDWTSDRHRTVDDTPYGGGAGMVMKPEPWGLAIDELTTPPESVETTAPTIIFPSPAGEVFTQATARDLSTRDHLIFGCGRYEGIDERVFEYAASRGEVRLISLGDYVLNGGEVATMAMIEAIGRLIPGVVGNPESLVEESHEDGLLEYPSYTKPAVWRERAVPDVLLSGNHGVIASWRRDQQIERTRRRRPDLLPDDPS, from the coding sequence GTGCGCATCGACGTCCTCTCGATCTTCCCGTCGTACTTCGACGGTCTGACACTCTCGCTGCTGGGCAGGGCGCAGAGCTCCGGCATCCTCGACCTGCGCGTGCGCGATCTGCGCGACTGGACCTCGGACCGCCATCGCACCGTCGACGACACTCCGTACGGCGGCGGGGCGGGCATGGTCATGAAGCCCGAGCCGTGGGGACTCGCGATCGACGAGCTGACGACGCCGCCGGAGTCCGTCGAGACGACCGCGCCGACGATCATCTTCCCCTCGCCCGCCGGCGAGGTGTTCACCCAGGCGACGGCCCGCGATCTGAGCACCCGCGATCACCTCATCTTCGGCTGCGGCCGCTACGAGGGCATCGACGAGCGGGTCTTCGAGTACGCAGCGTCGCGAGGCGAGGTGCGCCTGATCAGCCTCGGCGACTACGTGCTCAACGGGGGCGAGGTCGCCACCATGGCGATGATCGAGGCGATCGGTCGGCTCATACCCGGCGTGGTGGGCAATCCCGAGAGCCTGGTGGAGGAGTCCCACGAGGACGGTCTGCTCGAGTACCCCTCCTACACGAAGCCGGCGGTCTGGCGGGAGCGAGCGGTTCCCGATGTCCTGCTCAGCGGCAACCACGGCGTGATCGCCTCCTGGCGCCGAGACCAGCAGATCGAGCGGACCCGTCGGCGGCGGCCCGACCTGCTGCCCGACGACCCCTCTTAG
- the lepB gene encoding signal peptidase I, with protein MTNDSATASTPSTGRRRGFLVFLRDVLVIVVIAALVSFVVKTFVVRSFYIPSASMERTLIVDDRILVDELTPRWTPYERGDVVVFKDPGGWLDGQPQTPAQPPLIEAVDWVLTLVGISATDSQDHLVKRVIGLPGDHVVCCNALGQITINGAPIDELSYLNLPDGDTAASNEPFDVVVPEGSLWLLGDNRDRSRDARAHQDLPSGGFVPIDNVVGKAFLTTWPFDRLGPIDGHHDIFNGVPDPE; from the coding sequence ATGACGAACGACTCCGCGACCGCATCCACGCCGTCCACCGGACGACGCCGCGGTTTCCTCGTCTTCCTGCGCGACGTGCTGGTGATCGTCGTGATCGCCGCGCTCGTGTCGTTCGTCGTGAAGACGTTCGTCGTGCGGTCGTTCTACATCCCCTCGGCGTCGATGGAGCGCACGCTCATCGTCGACGACCGCATCCTCGTCGACGAGCTCACCCCGCGCTGGACGCCCTACGAACGGGGCGACGTCGTGGTGTTCAAGGACCCGGGCGGGTGGCTCGACGGCCAGCCGCAGACGCCTGCGCAGCCTCCGCTGATCGAGGCCGTCGACTGGGTGCTCACCCTCGTCGGCATCTCGGCCACCGACTCCCAGGACCACCTCGTCAAGCGGGTGATCGGTCTTCCCGGCGACCATGTCGTGTGCTGCAACGCGCTCGGTCAGATCACGATCAACGGTGCGCCGATCGACGAGCTCAGCTATCTCAACCTGCCTGACGGCGACACCGCCGCGTCCAACGAGCCGTTCGACGTCGTCGTCCCGGAGGGCTCTCTGTGGCTCCTCGGCGACAATCGCGACCGGTCGCGCGATGCCCGCGCGCATCAGGATCTGCCGTCCGGGGGATTCGTGCCGATCGACAACGTCGTCGGCAAGGCATTCCTCACCACGTGGCCGTTCGACCGCCTCGGCCCGATCGACGGGCACCACGACATCTTCAACGGCGTCCCGGACCCGGAATGA
- the rplS gene encoding 50S ribosomal protein L19, whose product MQILDAVDAASLRTDVPVFNPGDTVNVHVNITEGTRSRIQVFKGVVIGRQGDGVRETFTVRKISFQVGVERTFPVHSPVIDHIEVVTRGDVRRAKLYYLRQLRGKKAKIKEKRFN is encoded by the coding sequence ATGCAGATCCTCGACGCCGTCGACGCAGCATCGCTGCGTACCGACGTTCCCGTTTTCAACCCCGGTGACACGGTCAACGTGCACGTGAACATCACCGAGGGCACCCGCTCGCGTATCCAGGTCTTCAAGGGCGTCGTCATCGGCCGCCAGGGCGATGGCGTGCGCGAGACCTTCACCGTTCGCAAGATCAGCTTCCAGGTGGGCGTCGAGCGTACCTTCCCGGTGCACTCCCCGGTGATCGACCACATCGAGGTCGTCACCCGCGGTGATGTGCGTCGCGCGAAGCTGTACTACCTCCGCCAGCTGCGGGGCAAGAAGGCCAAGATCAAGGAGAAGCGCTTCAACTGA
- the rpsP gene encoding 30S ribosomal protein S16, with the protein MAVKIRLKRLGKIRAPYYRIVVADSKTKRDGRVIEEIGKYHPTEEPSFIEIDSERAQYWLSVGAQPTEQVAALLKITGDWGKFKGDKNAKSTLKVKEPKVPFEIDSSKKSVVKPKAEKKVEAPAEEAPAKADAEAAEAPAADAE; encoded by the coding sequence GTGGCTGTCAAGATTCGTCTCAAGCGCCTGGGCAAGATCCGCGCGCCTTACTACCGCATCGTCGTCGCCGACTCGAAGACCAAGCGCGATGGTCGCGTCATCGAGGAGATCGGCAAGTACCACCCCACCGAGGAGCCCTCGTTCATCGAGATCGACTCCGAGCGTGCGCAGTACTGGCTCTCCGTCGGCGCACAGCCGACCGAGCAGGTCGCCGCTCTGCTCAAGATCACGGGCGACTGGGGCAAGTTCAAGGGCGACAAGAACGCCAAGTCGACGCTGAAGGTCAAGGAGCCCAAGGTTCCGTTCGAGATCGACTCGTCGAAGAAGTCCGTCGTCAAGCCCAAGGCCGAGAAGAAGGTGGAGGCCCCCGCTGAGGAGGCTCCCGCCAAGGCCGACGCGGAGGCCGCTGAGGCTCCCGCCGCCGACGCAGAGTAA